A segment of the Phycisphaerae bacterium RAS1 genome:
GGCTGTGCGCGGTCGTCTCCGTCAAGGTGCCCGAGCCGCAGTTCGAAGGCCAGACCAAGACCAAGCTCGGCAACGGCGACGTCGGCACGTTCGTCGAAACGACGGTGAACGAGCTGCTGGGCAACTACCTCGAAGAGCATCCGGCCGAGGCCAAGCGCATCGTGCAGAAGGCGGTGCAGGCGGCGATCGCCCGCGAAGCGGCGCGCAAGGCGCGTGAGACGGCCCGCAAGTCGGCCATGTCCGGCGGCGGGCTGTCGCGCAAACTGGTCGATTGCTCCAGCCGCGACGTCGAGTCCACCGAGCTGTTCATCGTGGAGGGCGATTCGGCGGCCGGCTCGGCCAAGGGTTATCGCGACTCGGCCACGCAGGCGATTCTGCCGATCCGCGGCAAGATTCTGAACGTCGAGAAGGCGCGGCTGCACAAGGTGCTCAGCCACGAGGAAATCCTGGAGATCATCAAGGCGCTGGGCACGGGCATCGGGGCAGAAGAGTTCGACCTCGGCAAGCTGCGCTACGGCAAGATCATCCTGATGACCGACGCCGACGTGGACGGCTCGCACATCCGCACGCTGCTGCTCACGTTCTTCTTCCGCCAGATGCGCCCGCTGATCGAGGCCGGGCGGATCTACATCGCCCAGCCGCCGCTGTATCAACTGGCCAGGGCCAAGAAACGTGAGTACGTGCTGGATGATCCGGCGCTGAACCGCAAGACGTCGGAGCTCGGGCTGGAAGGGGCGGTGCTGCGGGTGCAGCGCGACGGCGAGCCGCCGCGCGAAATCGCCGATGGCGAGTTGCGCGAGCTGATGGCGCTGCTGGACGACATCGAGCGGCACGGCAAGGTGCTTTCGCGCCGCGGCATTTCGCTGCGGGCGCTGTGCGACCTGCGCTCGCCGACCGGCGGTTTGCCGATCGTCCGCGGCAGCAGCGGCGAGGACGAGCGTTTCTTCTACTCCGACGAGGAATTCGAGGCCTGGCGCCGCGAGCGGGCGGCGATCGGCGAGACGGCGACGCGCACCGAGCTGGTCGGGGCGCGCACGCTGCAGAAAGCCATCGTGCGGCTGGCCGATTTCGGCTGCGACATCGACGACCTGTTCCTGAAACGCGAGGAACTGATCACCGGCGAGCGCACCGCCGCGGTCTTCATGCTGCGCAGTTCGGGCGGCGAACCGGTCGAGCTGGAGAACCTCGCCGCCGTGACCGACGGCGTGCGGACGCTCGGCGCCGGAGGCTGGGAGATCAAGCGCTTCAAGGGGCTGGGCGAGATGAACAAGGAAGAGCTGTGGGAAACGACGATGGACCCGGCCAACCGCGTGATGCGCAAGGTCATCATCAGCGAGACCGACGCCGACCCGGAGCAGCTCGACATCGACGCGCGCGAGGCGAACATCATGTTCAGCATTCTCATGGGCGAAGACGTCGAGAAGCGAAAGGGCTTCATCGAAGAGAACGCGATTCACGTCAAGAATCTGGACGTTTAGCCGCGGGCCTGTCGGATTGAACCACGGAGTCACGGAGACACGGAGAATACCATTGGTATCGGAATTCCCCGTCTTCGTGTTTTCCGAATCTCCGTGACTCCGTGACTCCGTGGTTCAATTCGGTTTACTACGCGACCTCCCGCGACTGAAACGCCCGCTGGTGGTACAGCAGTTCAAACAGGTTTCCCTCATGCGGCTGGTCCCAGGCGAGCTGCCAGGTGGGAATCGGGCCGATGTTCAGCCGGTCCACGTTCGCGGAAGCCATCAGCGCCTCGATGAATCGCTTGTCGCGCGTGATTGCGGTGACCACCAGCGACGAACCGATCTCGCCCGGGATGTGCTTCGCCGGGCGCTCCACGACGGAGGCGAAAGGGAACAGGAACTCGCGGTTCGCCAACGGGTGCGGCTCATCCGCGGCGCGTGGGGCCGCCGAGCCCGCCGCCGGGTCGATCCAGATGATCGTGGGAAGAAGCCAGGCGCAGCGGCCGCGTTTCACGAGTCGCCGCGATCCGCGCAGCGCTTCGGTCAGGTCGGCGGCGCCGGGCTCTCGCAAGCCGGCGTCGATCGTCAGTGAGATGCGCTCCGCCATGTCGGCGTTTGCGAAGGCGGCAATCTCGGCCCGGCCGTCGTCGGCGGGCAGCGCTTCGACCTTGGCCAGCCGCGCCGCGAGGGCGTCGGCGATTTTCCTGCCGTGCCGCGGCGTCCAGACAGCCGATGCGTTGATGCACGATCGGCCGGCGTTGGCGCTGATCGACGAGACCATCACGTCGATGTGCCGCTCCCATTCATCCGCCGCGTCCGGGCCGAGGATCACCTTGCTGTAGCCGGGGCCGTGCAGCTCGATGCGGCGGTCGTTGGCGTAGGGCCGCGTGGTGCTGGCGTCGCCGAAGAGCATGGCGCGATCGACGCTTCGCAGCAGCTCGCCGGCGCCGGCGTGGTCGGTCGGATAAAAGCCGAACGCCTCCGCCGGGAAACCCGCCGCGATCAGCGCCGCGATGATCCGCAGCGGCGTCCAGGGTTCCTCGCGGCCGGGTTTGAGGACGATCGGGGCTTTCAGCACTACGGCGGGAATCCAGAGGGCGTGCACTCCGGGTGAGTTGCTGGGTAGGACCGCTCCGAAGATGCGGCCTTCACGATAGAAGCTGACGGTTCGGCCTTCGGTGACGCCGTGGCCGCGGTCGAGGATTTCGAGGTCGAGCCCGCGCGTCAGGCCGGCCAGGACGGTGTTGATGTTCGCCATGACGTGCCGGATCTTTCCGGCGTTGGTGTGGCAGTAAGTTACGGGCATGCCGGTCGTGGCGGAAAGGCAGCGAACGTAGTCGTCGAACGACTGCGCAGCGTCGCCGAGGGGCAGTGCCGCGGTCGCGAATAACTCCGCGGCGCGTTTGCAGCGGGCGATGAGGTCCGCCGTCGAGAACCGCTCGAGAATGGTGTCATCGAGCTGATGAATGTCGCGGACCAGCAGGCCGCTGTTGGCGAGGCTGAGGCTGGCGATCGGCTCGCCGGTCGCGTGGTGAACAAGCGTTGTCTTCTCGACACTTTCGTAAGGCGTGCCGCGGCGGAGCAGGGGGATGTGGATCATGGTGAGGCTGATTGTAGCGGCGGCGGCGGCGCGGGGACTCGATGTGGCAGCCGGCACGGGACGAGTGATGTGCCCAGAAATCCGGGCAAGCCGGCCGGCTTGTCCGAACCCGCCGCGCCAAGCGGCGGGTCGACGTCCCCGGCCTGTGAGGCGCCGCTCGCTTTCGAACGTCAACCCGCCGCTTGGCGCGGCGGGTTCGGACGGAGCGCGACGTCGGCCGCGCGCTAGCAGTCCGCGCGTGACTACGAGTGCATGCGATCCGGCAACGTGCTGACCGAAGTCCGCCAGTGGTGCAGCAGCGTCAGGATGCCGAAGAGCGTGGCGATCGTATAGACCGACGCCGCTCCGTAGAACAGCCACCAGGTTCCGCTGTTCGGGTCGTCCATCGCTTCGACATACAGTCGGTGCAGGGCCAGCGCGATCAACAGGAAGTAAAAAAGGAAGAACAGCATGATCAGCGAGCCGGCGTACTGCCGGTCCATGACGCGGAAATCCGGGCGGGACTCGATCCAGGCTTCCCAGCTTGGCTGATACGGAACCTGCGTCTCGATGTGCTCGCGGATATATCGTCCGGCCCGCATCATGTGATTCTGCTCGGCCAGGAACAGCACGATCAGGACCAGCAGAAAAAACGGCAGCACCATCCAGATGGGAATGGTCGCCGTCATCAGGAAGTAGCTCAGCGTCGGAATGCCCAGAAGCCCGATGACCACGATCCAGAACGCCCGCAACTGGTGCCCCTCGATCTCGCGGCGGAGCGTGGCGAACTGTTGCGACAGGTACTCATTCTTATCCATTGGTTTCTCCGCATGGTGACGCACGGCAGCGACGGGCGCCGACGCGGCCGTGCCGCGCCGAACGCTCCAAGCGAGCGCCGCGCGGCCGGATTAGGCAACCCGCGGCATGGCCCACAGGTCAAGCGCCCCTCGCCTGGAACTGCTGTGTCATTATCCACCGCGGGGCGGCGCGCGACAAGCGCCGCCGCCGGAAAGGCCCGGTTAAGGGTGCATCCCGGTCGAGGTTGCGAGTCGGCGGCGTCATTCCGAACCCGCCGCGCCAAGCGGCGGGTTGACGATCGGTGGCGATCGGCGCCCCACGAGCCGCGGTCATCACCCCGCCGCTTGGCGCGGCGGGTTCGGACGGATCGCCACCTGAAAACGGATGCACCCCCCGGTTAGAATCTCCTGACGATTGAGCGAAACTCGCACCATGGGAGACAAGCGCCGACGACTCACGGCGGCGAGCGTGCTGACGCTGCTGGCGCTGGCCGCGTACGCCAATTCACTCACGGCGCCGTTCATTTTCGACGACCTCAACGGCATCGTGGACAACGCCCACGTCCGGCGTCTGCTTCCGCTTTCCGTCTCGATGTCGGCCCGCCCGGACACGGCCGCAGCCGGTCGGCCGATCCTGAGCCTGACCCTGGCCCTGAACTACGCCATCGGAGGCTACAACGTTCTGGGCTATCACGTCGCCAATCTCGCCATTCATCTTGCGGCGGGGCTGGCGCTCTATGGCGTCGTTCGCCGGACGCTCGCCGTGTGCCAAGTGATCCCGGCGGCGCCGCTGGCGCTGACGGCGGCGGCGATCTGGGTAGTTCACCCGCTGAACACCGAGGCGGTCACGTACGTCATCAAGCGCAATGAGTCGCTCATGGCGTTCTTCTACTTAGTGACGCTCTACTCGGCGATCCGTGCGGCGCAGGCCGCCGGCGCGCGGGCGGCTGCATGGCAGGCTGCC
Coding sequences within it:
- the gyrB gene encoding DNA gyrase subunit B; protein product: MTVMSVPPAGSYDEANIQMLEGVDHIRARPSMYIGDTAAYGLHHLVYEVVDNSIDEAMAGVCKNITVALRGDGGVCVEDDGRGIPIGFKEEYGMTAIELVMTKIGSGGKFDRDAYKVSGGLHGVGVTAVNALSEWLEAQSIRDGKIWSIRFERGKTVRPLEAIGGAASRTGTVVTFKPDADIFSVTAFSHDIIARRLRELAYLNSGVRITFIDEREGSREEFCFENGIKQFVQHLNEGKEALHDAVYFKRDDAATRLICEIAFQYSDGYDETTLSFANNINTKEGGTHLSGFRAALTRVINAYARKSNLLKEKEPTPTGEDIREGLCAVVSVKVPEPQFEGQTKTKLGNGDVGTFVETTVNELLGNYLEEHPAEAKRIVQKAVQAAIAREAARKARETARKSAMSGGGLSRKLVDCSSRDVESTELFIVEGDSAAGSAKGYRDSATQAILPIRGKILNVEKARLHKVLSHEEILEIIKALGTGIGAEEFDLGKLRYGKIILMTDADVDGSHIRTLLLTFFFRQMRPLIEAGRIYIAQPPLYQLARAKKREYVLDDPALNRKTSELGLEGAVLRVQRDGEPPREIADGELRELMALLDDIERHGKVLSRRGISLRALCDLRSPTGGLPIVRGSSGEDERFFYSDEEFEAWRRERAAIGETATRTELVGARTLQKAIVRLADFGCDIDDLFLKREELITGERTAAVFMLRSSGGEPVELENLAAVTDGVRTLGAGGWEIKRFKGLGEMNKEELWETTMDPANRVMRKVIISETDADPEQLDIDAREANIMFSILMGEDVEKRKGFIEENAIHVKNLDV
- a CDS encoding Aldehyde dehydrogenase family protein, translating into MIHIPLLRRGTPYESVEKTTLVHHATGEPIASLSLANSGLLVRDIHQLDDTILERFSTADLIARCKRAAELFATAALPLGDAAQSFDDYVRCLSATTGMPVTYCHTNAGKIRHVMANINTVLAGLTRGLDLEILDRGHGVTEGRTVSFYREGRIFGAVLPSNSPGVHALWIPAVVLKAPIVLKPGREEPWTPLRIIAALIAAGFPAEAFGFYPTDHAGAGELLRSVDRAMLFGDASTTRPYANDRRIELHGPGYSKVILGPDAADEWERHIDVMVSSISANAGRSCINASAVWTPRHGRKIADALAARLAKVEALPADDGRAEIAAFANADMAERISLTIDAGLREPGAADLTEALRGSRRLVKRGRCAWLLPTIIWIDPAAGSAAPRAADEPHPLANREFLFPFASVVERPAKHIPGEIGSSLVVTAITRDKRFIEALMASANVDRLNIGPIPTWQLAWDQPHEGNLFELLYHQRAFQSREVA